The Rhopalosiphum maidis isolate BTI-1 chromosome 4, ASM367621v3, whole genome shotgun sequence region acCTATTGAAGAACACGTACATCTAtaacataattcataatactttattttttaggaaAGTTATGAAGGgatgtataaatcatattttgtaagACCAGTAAAAAATGtgtccataaaaaaaatcaagttagTTTTTCTTAATTCGATTactatgtatttgtttttattgtaataaagagGACAAGGTATAATTGTAACATCATACaacctataaaaatacataggttTATGAGGTACCACCATATGATTAACTTCATAGACGTGGAAAAACTTTGCGACAATGATATATcaacaatatcaatataatattgaaattaggtaacttattaatgtattggttaagttacaatttatcaaaaatataatattcataccaAAAAAACTtcgcaaaaaatatttaggtacaaaACATCTGCAGTTTTTGatacaaactattttatatttttaatgtttttaattttgtttattgatttatacataatgatatttttatttcttcactAAAGAAGCTTAAGAATTTATAACAAGATTCCTcgcaagttatttatttattaaaaatatcaaaaatcacaattttttttaataatcgttaaaagttcaaattttattgacatttttaaaattacaaaatttgcaaattattttttagtcaaaaagcataatattttcatttataatagtcAAGAAttgataatgttatacaaaattctcatacattatacttgcagcagttataaaaatatcaaaaatacatatgtacgtaacatttgttttttatagacatttgaaattcaaaatatgactaaattgtatattcaaatagaaaataacGGTCTTTATCTAAACTATCttgatttaatatcatattatttaatttaaaaaaatgaatgataatataattttaacgcttttttttcattaaaaattcattagatttggttataataagcatatatttagttagttattaaaaaatgttttattgatataaaaattcataaacacataatttggccaattaaacattttttttttttttaacaaacgctttatttttattttatttatgctagaaattcaacatattaaacataaacagattaagactaaaaaaaaatgtgtgttatatttgtttgttcaTTTTCGAGTTCTTAACTATTGCCGAAAGTCGCATTCCAATACACACACATGTACAAAGGATTTATGTTACTTTATTGATTAAAGTCaatctatgttttatttttaaattaacaaatgggGATATTAACTGTCCGGAGTTGCTTTCTTTATTGAACTTTAATATCCTAAATCGAAGAACTAGGcaattgtatactttttatgtGCCACTCCAACGTTCAAAATATGGTCAAAATGCCCCCATAAATAGATTAATGCAACttgtaaatgatttaaatgttaatctgTTTTCCTGTgtttcacaaaataattttaattattacctaaataatcTTTTggctgtataaatattatgtattatattatttattattattttatactattatgttaatatcacattaaattaatttttcattgttttatatttcttattttggtatttttaatgtttttgtaaattattttaatcactaTCGTCATAACATCGCATTAATACTTAAACCTgtgaacttatttattatactttaaaattaatctgtaatgtaataacaaatattatgcaaatccTAGACgtatgtctataataattgtaattgggTTCAcccgtttaaataaataaataaataaataaaaatacataatatcatacatatacatcatacgtaatttgtttgaattttgaaatatgttataattatacccAGTCTCTCTTTATTAATTCCTACCCAGTAGTTGAAATAACgggtttattaataattataataaaatgttagtgtttttttaattttagcaaAGAAGAACTTTTGATGGCCAATAATATAAGCAAATTGGATTCTACTGCAGTTGAAGAAAACCCCGTAGCAGTAGAAATAAAATCCATTAGGATACATTTAAATGATGGATCATGTCAAGGCTTGtttcactttaatatttaaaaataattaagatgtatattgatagttatttttgttatattagatGTAAGCCAAATTAGAGcagtagaaataaaaaaaatttgttatgtttgGTGCGATACTCAAGGAAAATTCCAAAAACTTGTTGGTTTGGATCGGGGTTTAACAACGGCACAACTGCATACATATAAAGGCTATTCTGTACAAGAacaattaattaggtattactTAAATCGTTGAAAGgtgtttaatatatcataacaacattatatttaagtatattatgttcattttatgaaattacagaaaatgcatttatggagaaaacaaaattaatgtacctattcaaaatatattatcattgatttgGCTAGAAGTTCTTAatcctttatatattttccaagCTTTTTCTCTTGTAGTATGGTTTTCAGAAggttatgtgtattatttaggAGCCATAGTTATCATGTCAGTTTTTGGAATAACATCATCGGTCATACAAACTCGCgcggtaattaattaatgctataatgatttataatatatggagAATTATCTTGACggataaatttttatagaaatatgtaattcaTAGTTTCGGGAATCGAATTAAAATTACGAGTATCTTCTTTATTTCAGAATCAAAGGACTTTATTAGAAACTGTTAATACACAAGATAAAGTGACAGTATGCCGTGACATGGGTGGACCTAATTGTGAAGCTATTTATGAAGAAATTTCTACAACAGATTTGGTACCGGGTGACATAATCGTTGTACCTAGAGTAGGATTTGAAGTACCATGTGATATAGCTTTACTTTGTGGAACATGTGTCGTTAATGAAAGTATGCTTACAGGTAATCatgagttataatatttggtaatataacaaactatggtttgaaattaataggaacttaataaattgttaactgttgatttttatttttaggcgaAAGTGTACCAGTACTCAAGACTGcattacctaatataaatcttttataCAATGAACGTGAAGACGCAAACCATACTTTATTTTCTGGAACAAAAGTTCTTCAAGCACGATATTTTTCTGATAGAAAGGTTCACGGAGTAGTCTTAAGAACGGGTTATTTAACCGCTAAAGGATCATTAGTAAGATCAATTCTATATCCCCCACCAGCTGACTTTAGGTTTGACAAGGACACGTATCGTTTTATTTGGATTTTGGCCGCTGTTGCGACTTCTGGTTCAATTTATACTGCAGTGTCAAAAGTaagtaagataatattatgtttaggttCTAAGTTTAAGtaagtttgaattttttatactattgtttTGTGCAGGCATCTAGAGGCTTGACAGTATTTGATATCCTAGTTAAGTCTTTGGATCTGTTTACAATAGTTATTCCCCCAGCACTTCCAGCTGCAATGACAGTTGGAAGGTTATATGCATTACGAAGGCTTCAAAATCATCAACTGTCTTGTATGAATACAAgagttataaatgtttgtgGATCAATAGATTGCATATGCTTTGATAAAGTAAGATTTCTGactagaaaaacaaaatttacaaatttaaattacattttttgtttaaatatagacAGGAACTTTAACAGAAGATGGTTTGGATATGTGGGGGGTAGTACCTGTCGAAAATAATCATGACCTAGGTTCACCTATTAGAGATGTAACAACATTGTCTAACAATCATTCATTAAAATTGGGTATGGTAACTTGCCATTCTTTGACACTACTTAATTCAACCGTTTCAGGAGACCCACTTGACATAAAAGTAAGTAGTCGGTAGTTGataattttcgttttaaattattatatgtattagataaataacaaatattattcagaTGTTTGAGTCAACGGGTTGGTGTCTTGAAGAACTAGAAGTTTCAGATGCTTCGAAGTTCGATGTACTAATACCATCAATTGTGAGAAATCCAACCACTACAAATGATACTAAGCAAATAGAAATCGGTCTTATACATCAATTTCATTTCTCGTCATCATTGCAAAGAATGAGTATGATTACAAAAACTATTGGTGACCCacgttttattgtttacacaAAAGGATCGCCGGAAATGATTCAGTCATTATGTATTCCTAGTACTGGTAAGAAAATaagcttaatataatattttgaaagaagATGaattaactacattttttttaaaatgtttaagtaccTAGCACGACTAATACTGTTTTACGAGAATATACTGAAGAAGGATACAGAGTTATTGCTCTTGCTCATAAAGTACTTCAAAATTGTAACTTTGTACAAATTCCGAAATTAAGACGAGAAGAAGTTGAGTGTGATCTAACTTTTGCTGGATTAGTCATTTTAGAAAATCGTCTAAAAGATCAAACTACTCCTGTTATTGAAGAACTTCAAGGGGCTAATATGAAAATCATTATGGTtacaggtataataatataagattaagaaaaattattttaataaattattggaaataattattttaggtgATAACATCCTAACGGCTGTTAGTGTAGCTAAAGAATGTGGAATAGTTTTACCATCAAAGACAGTAGTTGACGTAACAGCTGATGAAAGTCAAGGATGTagtccaaaaatatattatacagctaGTGGTATTACTTCACCTAtggtatgtattaaattaatgtttgagcttttaattttgtcttatattatgtatatttgtatagaggGCTACATCCATGTTAGAAAACTatcattctaataaaaatgatctaGAACTAGAAGCCCGAGTCAACGGGGATTACAGTTTTGCGATGACCGGTAGAACGTGGGCTATCATAAGAGATAAATTCCCTGTTCTTCTCCCTAGGATACTAGTTAAAGGAGCTATATTTGCTAGAATGACATCTGAACAAAAGCAACAGTTAATACAAGAACTACAATATATTGGTTATCATGTCGGTAAGATATAACATGTTATTGCTTGCTTTCGAACAGTTAATTTTGtgtcataaacattttacaatgaaATTTTTAGCCATGTGTGGAGATGGCGCAAACGATTGTGGAGCATTACGAGCAGCACATGTTGGAGTTTCATTATCAGAAGCAGAATCGTCAGTAGCTTCACCATTTACATCACACATAGCAAATATTTCTTGTATGCCTCGTATCATTCGAGAAGGGCGAGCAGCTCTTGTAACATCATTtggaattttcaaatttatggtTCTCTATAGCTTATTGGAATTTacttcaacatttattttgtacaacatAGACAGTAACTTGACAGATTTTGagtatttgtttattgataTCGGTTTAGTAGTAAACTTTATGTTCTTTTTCGGTAGAAATGAAGCTTTTCAAgggtcattatttaaaaagcccCCGTTGACGAGACTATTATCGTTTATTCCTTTATTTTCGATGGTTGCAAACCTACTTGTAATGGTATCAACACAAGTGTTATCTTTTTACTTAGTACATAATTTTTCTTGGTTTAAACCATTCGACTATACTCACCCAAAAGAgtataaatgttatgaaaattatgCAGTTTATTCTGTTTCTCAGtttcaatacattatattggccctaatattttcatatggcAAACCATATCGTGGACCAATTTACAAAAACACAGTTTTTTTCTCTAGTTTAGTAACTATGACGGTTATTTGTTCATATGTAACATTGTTTCCAGCAGATTGGATTAaagaattattacaattacaatttccTCCGTTGATAGAATTTCCGATAATTGTGGTTACATTAGCTGTAGctgattgtattttatgtctgggtattgagtattttattgttgactatttattaacaaaaaaattaaaattgggaTCCCATGAATctaataatgaaaacatataTCATTCAGTGAAGCTTGAATTAGATTCTTCTCCTGGATGGCCACCTATTTGTAAACATCAACCAATGATTACATCGTCCTCTTTAGAATGTATGCGTAAGACTGAAATTGACACAGAACAGTTTGAACGTCAAGAACGTGTTAAGACAATGAgcactaatttataaattgtaatgacataattaaactttaatttaggATTGATATGTCAAAGGAAATAAAAtgcttcaaaatatatattttacatattggttttaaaaacaaataatgatttttaagccATTTTAAGGTTTACAAATGCgcactatattatttgtagtcCAATTTACCAGTTACCACTATTGAATAATTTCCTCAtggatatttttaagaaaataattgtaatgattCTTTTGTTTTGAACTATCATTCTACAAAtactgttaattaatattaaatgttatataaattatttatttatgttgctaataatattattatgcaaagatagttttatattgaacagctttaaaatgtcttataaatgtataaaagtgtgacactattaaattataaaatatttatatttatattttatgtttattttttttgttgtgcaatttatttacatacataattcATATACTTCTGTAGTTGCCTAAATTAATATGGTGATTTACActtatatttcaaacaaataataaccaataaccaTAATAGCTATTAGCTATTTAATCAACGCTATTTGCTATTTAGCTacccatttattattatcatcgggTAGATAAATctttagattataaattatttataaatattagataatagatTATTGTCTTATAGATTCAAAATTCTACGTAAAAATGATAAggttttgtttttagattctggagcaatgaatgtattggATCAcactacattttataacagtgatgtaatttttttgtctCCATCAATAAGTTTTGAATTAGAAGTTTGAAAGTGGTTTTAGGTAGTGAATTGAAAGTAGTTACTAGTTTTTTGTTCGGTTTTAGTCATCTTTAATTAAAACTCAAAATGAcgaattataactttatattatgcattgccCAAGAGATTTTGgtcattgtataaaatttccgagtatatacacaataatttatacaatgtcCATCTACATTGAGCATTCTAAATATTGTCAGAGCATTTCATAAGGTGCATTGTAGTTTTCTACTTTGCGCCTTTGCCTGTAACGGCTGCAGTATGcgaatttaactttttaaaaatttttgtagtaaaataaagttaccTACCACTtacaagatttatttatttaaataggtacctatgtataggCTAACTGCctagataggtacctacataatacatatacttttaatagaaAGAATTTGGTATAACAAAGATGTTTACttgttaaaaactttaaagtattatacgtaatattaatacaatataattacgaCGGTATGAGTAGaaagaaaataacataaaatagtcATAATcaagtattacaataaacagttaatgataaaataaaaaaatatatacttgaaagtaccTATGAtgaataggtaattattaacataaatattaattacattataaataaaagcccgagaaaattttttgattttataagtatacctactatacctGATATGTATTGCAAATGTTTATTGATCACACAAAATGTCATTGTACAGAAAATGTTacgacaaaataaatattaaatactctaTCGTGTTGGTTGTTGCcgccaattttttattattcgtggTTACAGTGTTGCCCAGCAGCTCGGTGACCCGGGGAAAACACATGTTTTACTCTGGACAGCTGACGGCGCTCGTCCCGCAGAGGTGAACACACTGCGCTCTCGTTTGGGATGGTTGCGCGGGGGACACGGCCAGCATAGGCGTAGGTCGTCCATTTTGTCCGGTCGTACCCGCAGCAACTCTTCCAACTCACGACACATTTTACCACGGCCATTCGCTCCATTCGTTTCCGTGCAACTTAATTATTTCCACCGTCGCCGTAACCAAATCATGTTGAACGCGTTATCCAGGGCGGCCATTGGGGCCCTGAAGGCCGGCAAAAGCAACCTAACACCGAAAATCGTGCAAAATGAGCTACCAAAAGCCATGGTCGCCACCACGTCCACTTGTGAGTATAATGTCCCGTTTTCTCTTATCTTACTGCCGGGCTGTAAAAGGAATTCTGCTGTTGGTCTAAGTTTTCGGTTTGATAACTGAAATTTTCTATTGGAGTTTCGCAGTTGACGCTTCAACGCGATCGACCAACTTAATTTTGGTTTCGGTGTGTACAAGGTAGATCCCTACCTTGTAATGGTCTCACCGGCCGCTGCTGACACCGCCTTAATGGTTTTGGGGTTACATTTATCGGCAATTGTGATGGGCTTAGGTTACTGGTGGAAAACGTAAAAATGTTTCGTTAACGCCTTTGTGTTTTTCTCGTGAAAATTccgtttcaattaaaatttgacaaaTGACCTTTTTTTGACCTTGGATGATTTTCCTTTGCAAGccatttagttataaatgcTTAACTAAATgttctttttttctatttctatGACCTATTAACCTATCTGTGTTGTACTAGAATTAtagaatagtattataatagtggaGTGCAGCTTCACCGATTTctgataactaaaatattcactCATTTGGATGATTATATCACCTATTCATAATGTCAGATAAAGTATCCCTTATATACTTTAACACCTTAATTttctattgaaatttttatatggttattGATAGATAACTGTTCTACGgataaatgtaatatctatctctatttttacatatattttaacgttttataagctgttttctataaaatgctgaagttataatcttaatagattctaatttgttttatttggtaGTACCTaacagttaattattataaaatataataaattaccatgtattaagtttattaaatccctaattatttttttttttttacttaattatatgctataaattattatattcttacttATAGGTAGATTGtaacctatataaataacttacaataaaattgttttctaaattaatttattatttttaaaatattaatgtttaattgtttaataattattttattacttattctgtaaaaaaaaaaattattagcacTAACACTATattctacatattttacaatattatgaacattaatttattttgtataaaaacttatcaataaatatgttttattaaatttagccAACAACAAAGCTGCTGTTAAGCCAAAGGCAGGTACATCACAAGGCCGTATTGTTGCTGTTATTGGTGCCGTTGTTGATGTACAATTCGATGAAGAATTACCCCCCATCCTTAATGCTCTTGAAGTACAAAACAGATCACCACGTCTTGTACTTGAAGTTGCACAGCATTtgggtaattatattttataatcatcaaacatcataaaatatttacaaattcactatttattttaatataggtgaAAATACTGTCAGAACTATTGCTATGGATGGTACTGAAGGTCTTGTTAGAGGACAAGAAGTACTTGACTGTGGATCTCCCATCAGAATTCCAGTTGGCGCTGAAACTTTAGGTCGCATTATCAATGTCAttggtaaatatttctattccattcaaatataattaaatttataatcatatttaatattcttatcatttaaataattatttattattaaggtgAACCAATTGATGAAAGGGGTCCAATTGATACTGATAAGACCGCACCTATTCACGCAGAAGCACCTCCTTTTGTTGAAATGAGTGTTGAACAAGAAATTTTGGTCACTGGAATCAAAGTTGTCGATTTATTGGCTCCATATGTAAAGGGAGGAAAaattggtaataaataaataagttgcttaatgaaatttaagtttataaatatgactGTGTACATAGGATTGTTCGGAGGTGCTGGAGTAGGAAAAACTGTATTGATTATGGAACTGATTAACAATGTTGCTAAGGCTCATGGTGGTTACTCAGTATTCGCTGGTGTTGGAGAAAGAACACGTGAAGGTAATGACTTGTATCATGAAATGATAGAGTCTGGTGTAATTTCCCTCAAGGACAAGACCTCAAAGGTATATTACTTGAAATCATTAAagtgtaatgtatattaaacaaaatattgaaataattatcttttaacaGGTAGCGTTGGTATACGGTCAGATGAATGAACCCCCTGGCGCTCGTGCTCGTGTTGCTCTTACCGGACTTACTGTTGCTGAATACTTCAGAGATCAAGAAGGACAAGATGTATTACTTTTCATTGACAATATTTTCCGTTTCACACAAGCCGGTTCTGAAGTGTCTGCTTTGTTGGGACGTATTCCATCTGCTGTAGGTTATCAACCAACTTTGGCCACTGACATGGGTACTATGCAAGAAAGAATTACCACAACCAGCAAAGGATCTATTACTTCAGTACAGGTAAATAGttgtgtaaatactaaattgtgaaaattatttaacagataatgttttttaggCTATCTATGTACCTGCTGACGATTTGACTGATCCTGCTCCAGCTACAACTTTTGCCCATTTAGATGCTACCACTGTATTGTCTCGTGCTATCGCTGAGTTGGGTATCTACCCAGCTGTAGATCCATTGGATTCTACATCCCGTATTATGGACCCTAATGTTATTGGTGATGAACATTACAATGTTGCTCGTGGTGTACAAAAAATCTTACAAGACTACAAATCACTTCAAGATATCATTGCTATCTTGGGTATGGATGAACTTTCAGAAGAAGACAAATTGACCGTCGCTAGAGCTAGGAAAATCCAGAGGTTCTTGTCCCAACCTTTCCAAGTAGCTGAGGTATTTACTGGACATCCAGGAAAATTGGTACCTCTTGAAGAaacaattaaagtaaataaaaaataatttaaagcttatattttttaactaggtatttaattatgtttattttcctCTCAACTCTAGGGCTTCTCCAAAATTTTAGCTGGTGAATATGATCATTTGCCAGAAATTGCGTTCTACATGGTTGGACCCATTGAAGAAGTAGTTGCTAAAGCTGAAACTTTGgccaaaaatacataatttatataaatgatactAAATTCCATTCACACAAGTTGTCCtcgtaaacattttgtattctttaaaagtaaacattattattcgtgTTTCAGCGAATAAATTAAGTAGAGTTATGTAAATACTATTTGTTAAACGGCAAACATCAAAAACCGAATGACCTAGTGCATCTTTAATAATGACATGTAAGCATGTTGTATCACAATTTAAacttactgttttttttaatgctgtCAGTTTTCGCCATTTAGATCATTTTTCTGtaacaattacaatataaattttacagtttatgtgtataatatattgttattgcaaACCATTTACctgatttgtaataaaattatactattaaaaatctttGATTTTGAGGATTCAAATTTTTTCCAGTAGTTATCCTTTTGGCCTgtgtaaatgtgttttatcgaaataaattacttgttaGGTTTTTATtctctaaaataaattgtttactttagtagtatagtatttttatttttattaatatgcaatTGCACAAAAGCTTATTATAGAgagataatgtaatattatgctattccttagtattaaacaattttttatagatttattatatatataggttagtAAGTTAACCATGTGACCATTATATGTATTGAATTTGATGGTACAAAAAATACCAAACACCAAAAGTAATGTATAAGCTAGTTCAAAATAATACTGAAAGTCAAGACCAAAAATAGCTTCTAATAGTAGCCaactattaagtaatttaatacttaatatttattgaataaagttcaatataaataagtatattttatgtgttttgaAACATGGCGAGTATATTGACATACTACAATActgttaattatgatttaatcatttgttttttagaattttacattttaaaataggtgTCAAAGTGCAGGTTTAATCATTGATTAATgagtaaaatatgaaatgttaaCAAATCCACCAgtaggtattaatataattccatttgacatattttatttttttacacataatcGGTTATGTTCTGCCattaattatagaatagattctattctataataaatggtTCTGCTAAGGTGCTTGCTACTTGTAAACATGCAAGTATTGTTagtgttttacaataataaattagactaGCAATCAAAGCAGTTGtactattgtacatattttttagttttttacttaaaacattggcataatttttgtttctacaattaaattatattggcaATATTTTGTCCTGACTGTATTTAGATTACTACAGTTTGATTCTAGGCCATACTATTTGTTGAATAATTCATATGTATTCTACAGttctattattagtatataagttatagtttTTTGTAACTATTACCTATTGACCTATTTCATGTACAAAATGTTAGAATTAAATTTGTCTTATTTTTAGACGACTGCTAGGTAATTGCACAGAATTGTTAATGTGATAGACGATTGTATATACTGAGTACAATAACCAATAAACTATAGTTCTTTATCATTAATGGTTTTGAAatcatagatatataattcAGTAGCTAATAGGAATTAATTATAGAGGTTCCAAATATTGtcatagttttttataaattaacgaatatgtacctaattttttttagtattaacaaattgaaaattttaaatcacaaattatgattaattggTAACCAAattgaagtaaatattttttaaattgcaacaaaatacttaaaatcgtaatctaattcttaaaattagtagacataatatttttataaatacatgtcGATATACGAATAGTATCTATTCTTATAaagtaatcaattaaaataaaaagtaataaatttacttttttccaTTTCTTAGTAGTTGTATCattcgtatttaaaaatgacataATTTGTGTGTACCTACTATCTATGCACATTAATTGTACAAtagattattctattttataatgaatgatATGCATATGGTTTCTTTTGTGTATCTTCCAAACCacttattctaatttttattttttaactttcttaattaaattaatgtttagctattgttcaattattgtaatttatattttaatttacgtattaacactttattaattataatgtaatttttatattctgagcGTAACTAAgcgatgtttttttatttttgtgtttgaaAAAACTTTCTTATTGAGATTAGAtgctcaaaattaaaaattctcagttctttttaaaatagtcggaaaaaataaaactatacgaatatttgttaaaatgttaatatcattaaaatatacctatattcaataactggctacaaaaaaagttaaaccgccttcgctcagaatcgttttatcatattaatgatttatcattgaattcaaatttagcagtgtcgttaggttaggtaacaattagtaattacagtAAGTTAGGTATCTATTCAATGACGAGGTATTCCCAACTTATGGTGTATTCatacttgtattatagtaAAGCGGTTacttcaacaattttattattttctgttacTGATAGTAGTTACTTATAggctataataatactcataaAATGTACTAATTTCAATTGTACGAGCAAGGAtcgaaataatgtaaatattttccaaaaaccataagttattacaattatttctaaaCTCAGCCTGTGGTCGTTTAATAGTTGGATTATTTGGTTTTTGGAACGTGCTATTTCAGTCTATTTgcagtaaatagtaatttgcACTTAGCAtgattcttat contains the following coding sequences:
- the LOC113561151 gene encoding probable cation-transporting ATPase 13A3 isoform X3; its protein translation is MAVIIWILIFLTLGFLRLLFHWWPHWVLYAMYKRCPLNKAERVLIVESYEGMYKSYFVRPVKNVSIKKINKEELLMANNISKLDSTAVEENPVAVEIKSIRIHLNDGSCQDVSQIRAVEIKKICYVWCDTQGKFQKLVGLDRGLTTAQLHTYKGYSVQEQLIRKCIYGENKINVPIQNILSLIWLEVLNPLYIFQAFSLVVWFSEGYVYYLGAIVIMSVFGITSSVIQTRANQRTLLETVNTQDKVTVCRDMGGPNCEAIYEEISTTDLVPGDIIVVPRVGFEVPCDIALLCGTCVVNESMLTGESVPVLKTALPNINLLYNEREDANHTLFSGTKVLQARYFSDRKVHGVVLRTGYLTAKGSLVRSILYPPPADFRFDKDTYRFIWILAAVATSGSIYTAVSKASRGLTVFDILVKSLDLFTIVIPPALPAAMTVGRLYALRRLQNHQLSCMNTRVINVCGSIDCICFDKTGTLTEDGLDMWGVVPVENNHDLGSPIRDVTTLSNNHSLKLGMVTCHSLTLLNSTVSGDPLDIKMFESTGWCLEELEVSDASKFDVLIPSIVRNPTTTNDTKQIEIGLIHQFHFSSSLQRMSMITKTIGDPRFIVYTKGSPEMIQSLCIPSTVPSTTNTVLREYTEEGYRVIALAHKVLQNCNFVQIPKLRREEVECDLTFAGLVILENRLKDQTTPVIEELQGANMKIIMVTGDNILTAVSVAKECGIVLPSKTVVDVTADESQGCSPKIYYTASGITSPMRATSMLENYHSNKNDLELEARVNGDYSFAMTGRTWAIIRDKFPVLLPRILVKGAIFARMTSEQKQQLIQELQYIGYHVAMCGDGANDCGALRAAHVGVSLSEAESSVASPFTSHIANISCMPRIIREGRAALVTSFGIFKFMVLYSLLEFTSTFILYNIDSNLTDFEYLFIDIGLVVNFMFFFGRNEAFQGSLFKKPPLTRLLSFIPLFSMVANLLVMVSTQVLSFYLVHNFSWFKPFDYTHPKEYKCYENYAVYSVSQFQYIILALIFSYGKPYRGPIYKNTVFFSSLVTMTVICSYVTLFPADWIKELLQLQFPPLIEFPIIVVTLAVADCILCLGIEYFIVDYLLTKKLKLGSHESNNENIYHSVKLELDSSPGWPPICKHQPMITSSSLECMRKTEIDTEQFERQERVKTMSTNL